GCGGCGGCTTGGATATCGGCGAGGGAGATGGTCATGACGCGACGCTAGCGTGTGGAGCGGAGTATCGAAACCCTTCCCGACCTCTGCCGTTAGCGCCATATAAAGACGGGCCATAATGTTCAGGACGACTCGATGAAGACCGCCGCCTCCGCCGCCGTGGCTTGCTTGACGCTTGCGGGCGCCGCGCTTGGATGCGCCGCGCCCGCCTTCGCCGGGGAAGCGTTCGTCGGCGTCTACAAGCATGACGTGACCTTCATCGGCAAAGCCGTCGGTCTGGGCGCCGCCGGCCGCGAGGGCGGGGCCGACATCCATCTGGGCTATCGCACCAACCGGATCGAGAGCCTGGACTGGCTGGGTAAGCCCCAGGTGCACGCCATGGTGTCGATCAACACCAACAACACCTCCAACTTCGCGGCGGTGGGCTTCAACTGGAAGGTCGAACTGGGCCAGCCAGGCGGCTTCTATCTGCGCCCCGGCATGGGCCTGGCCTACACGGACGGCAAGGCCGGCCTGCCGCCCGCCAACGCGCCGAACCTGACGCCGGAGGAGCGTGCGCGCCGCACCTGGCTTTACTACAACCGCATCGACTTCGGCTCGAAGGTGTTGTTCGAGCCCGAGCTGGCGCTGGGCTATCAGGTCAATGACAAGGTGTCGGTCGAACTGTCGTACACCCACCTGTCGAACGGCCAGATCTTCCACCAGGGCAAGAACCAGGGGCTTGACGACGCCGGGGTCCGGCTGGTTTACGCCTTCTGACTTCGCGAGAGGCCGTTTGACGAGCCTCCCGGCGCCGCCCACAACTGATCGAACGCTCGGGGTCGAGTCCTGTCGAAGGACCTCGCGGCGTCACCCGGCAGGCGACAAGGCGTATCTCAATCATGGCTAACGTGACCGTTGTCGGCGCCCAATGGGGCGACGAGGGCAAGGGCAAGATCGTCGACTGGCTCAGCAACCGCGCTGACGTCGTGGTGCGCTTCCAGGGCGGCCACAACGCCGGCCACACGCTGGTGGTCGACGGTAAGGTCTACAAGCTGGCCCTGCTGCCCTCGGGCGTGGTTCAGGGCAAGACCTCGGTGATCGGCAACGGCGTGGTCGTCGATCCCTGGCACCTGCTGAGCGAGATCGACAAGATCGCCGACCAGGGCGTGGCGATCACGCCGGACCTGCTGATCCTGGCCGACAACGCCTGCCTGATCCTGCCGCTGCACCGCGATCTCGACCAGGCCCGCGAGGCCGCCTCGACCCAGAAGATCGGCACCACTGGCCGCGGCATCGGTCCGGCCTACGAGGACAAGGTTGGCCGCCGCGCCATCCGTGTCGCCGATCTGGCGGACCCCGAAGCCCTCAAGCCGAAGATCGACCGCCTGCTGGCCCACCACGGCGCCCTGCGTCGCGGTCTCGGCCTGCCCGAGGCGTCGGCCCAGGAACTGTTCGACGCGCTGATGGAACTGGCACCGCGCATCCTGGCCTACGCCCAGCCGGCCTGGCGCGTGCTGGACCAGGCCTACAAGGCCGGCCGCCGAATCCTGTTCGAAGGCGCGCAAGGCTCGCTCCTGGACGTCGACCACGGCACCTATCCGTTCGTCACCTCGTCCAACACGGCGGCGGGCCAGGCTTCCGCCGGTTCGGGCATGGGCCCGTCGGCGACCGGCTATGTGCTGGGCATCGTCAAGGCCTACACCACCCGCGTGGGTGAGGGGCCGTTCCCGGCCGAGCTATTCGACGACGTTGGCAAGCACCTGTCGACCGTCGGTCGCGAGGTCGGGGTCAACACCGGCCGTGCGCGTCGTTGCGGCTGGTTCGACTCGGTGTTGGTGCGGCAATCGGTGGCCATCAACGGCATCCACGGCGTGGCTCTGACCAAGCTCGACGTGCTGGACGGCCTGAAGACCCTGAAGATCTGCGTCGGCTACAAGATCGGCGACAAGGTGCTGGATTACCTGCCGGCCGGCCTTCGCGATCAAGCCGCCGCCACGCCGGTCTATGAGGAGATCGAGGGCTGGACGGAAAGCACCGCCGGCGCCCGCTCTTTCAAGGACCTGAACGCCAACGCCATCAAATATGTGCGTCGCGTCGAGGAACTGATCGGCGCGCCTGTGGCCTTGCTGTCGACGAGTCCCGAGCGCGACGACACGATCCTGATGCGTGACCCGTTTCAGGGATAAACTGGTTTAGGCCGGGCCATCCCGGTCGCGCTTAAATGCTTATTGAACATTGTGGGCGTTAACTCTCGCGACTTTTGGTTCGCGGGAGTGAGCGCTTGGCTCTCCGGGATATTCTCGATGACGGTCAAGCGGGCTCAATGCTTGGGGTCACTCGACGTAGCCGTGTAGCGCGGTTGACAGCAACCGCCATGGTCGCCGCTCTGCTCGGCTTTTATATTGGCCGTTCGGCGCTGATCGTGTGGGTGATTGCTAACGCCGTTTGCGAATTTTCGCTGCTCTACCTTGAGCGAGCGTATCGGCCTGACTGGGGGCAGGGCATCGTCCGGTTCATGCGGATCGCGCCGCCCTCGGCCTTCGCGATGGTCTGGTCGTTCATGGCCGCCTATTGCGTCATCAACGGTCCGATGGCGATGCGATACGCGGCGATGCTGATTTTGTTCGGCATGGTCGTGGAGGGTGTCCGCTACGCCATGAACAGCTTGGCGGCGATGCTGGCGCTGACTGTCTGGCCGTTCCTGATGCTGGCGGCGCTGCCGCTGTTGGCCAAGCACTTCGTTCTTGTGGACCGGCTCGCGGCCTTCATGATCCTGCTGGGCCTGGTCGGCTATGTCGCCGACGCCGTGCGCACCATGCGGGCCTCAGCTAAGGCGCGCGAGGAGGCCGAGGCCAAGGCCCTTGAGGCCAGCCGCGCCAAATCCGCCTTCCTGGCGATGATGAGCCACGAGCTGCGCACGCCGATGAACGGCGTGCTGGGTCTGGTCCACGCGCTACGGGGCACGAGGCTGGACAAGCGGCAGGCCGAGTATCTGGAAATGATCGAAGAGTCGGGCCACGGCTTGATGACGATCCTCAACGACATCCTGGATCTCTCCAAGATCGAGGCCGGCAAGCTGACCTTGGAGACGGCGCCCTTCGACGTCCGCAAGCTGACGCTGCAGACCCGGGCGATCTGGAGCGAGAGCGCTCGGCTCAAGGGGCTGGACCTGATCCTGGAGATTGATCCAGGCGCTCCTGTTTGGGTTTTGGGGGA
The DNA window shown above is from Caulobacter sp. FWC26 and carries:
- a CDS encoding acyloxyacyl hydrolase, which gives rise to MKTAASAAVACLTLAGAALGCAAPAFAGEAFVGVYKHDVTFIGKAVGLGAAGREGGADIHLGYRTNRIESLDWLGKPQVHAMVSINTNNTSNFAAVGFNWKVELGQPGGFYLRPGMGLAYTDGKAGLPPANAPNLTPEERARRTWLYYNRIDFGSKVLFEPELALGYQVNDKVSVELSYTHLSNGQIFHQGKNQGLDDAGVRLVYAF
- a CDS encoding adenylosuccinate synthase, yielding MANVTVVGAQWGDEGKGKIVDWLSNRADVVVRFQGGHNAGHTLVVDGKVYKLALLPSGVVQGKTSVIGNGVVVDPWHLLSEIDKIADQGVAITPDLLILADNACLILPLHRDLDQAREAASTQKIGTTGRGIGPAYEDKVGRRAIRVADLADPEALKPKIDRLLAHHGALRRGLGLPEASAQELFDALMELAPRILAYAQPAWRVLDQAYKAGRRILFEGAQGSLLDVDHGTYPFVTSSNTAAGQASAGSGMGPSATGYVLGIVKAYTTRVGEGPFPAELFDDVGKHLSTVGREVGVNTGRARRCGWFDSVLVRQSVAINGIHGVALTKLDVLDGLKTLKICVGYKIGDKVLDYLPAGLRDQAAATPVYEEIEGWTESTAGARSFKDLNANAIKYVRRVEELIGAPVALLSTSPERDDTILMRDPFQG
- a CDS encoding ATP-binding protein; the encoded protein is MALRDILDDGQAGSMLGVTRRSRVARLTATAMVAALLGFYIGRSALIVWVIANAVCEFSLLYLERAYRPDWGQGIVRFMRIAPPSAFAMVWSFMAAYCVINGPMAMRYAAMLILFGMVVEGVRYAMNSLAAMLALTVWPFLMLAALPLLAKHFVLVDRLAAFMILLGLVGYVADAVRTMRASAKAREEAEAKALEASRAKSAFLAMMSHELRTPMNGVLGLVHALRGTRLDKRQAEYLEMIEESGHGLMTILNDILDLSKIEAGKLTLETAPFDVRKLTLQTRAIWSESARLKGLDLILEIDPGAPVWVLGDAARVRQILMNLVSNALKFTETGRVVMRLEAADAGGVVLVVSDTGVGIAADQITRLFTPFGQVDPSIARRYGGTGLGLSICRQLAALMDGEVLVSSEAGVGSTFTVRLPLAATPAPTTASARAETPSLEGARVLVVDDNVVNQKVACAILEAVGAVVAVAEDGHSALARLRIEDFEVVLMDVHMPGMDGVEAVRRIRAGEAGRTDIPVVALTADAMAGDAERLMAQGFDDAHPKPIQPAGLLATVAAQRRSASPMTTDRRQPALH